In Zingiber officinale cultivar Zhangliang chromosome 3B, Zo_v1.1, whole genome shotgun sequence, a single window of DNA contains:
- the LOC122056559 gene encoding calcium-dependent protein kinase 32-like: MECHKNGVMHRDLKPENFLFGNKRENAPLKTIDFGLSVFFRPVGRLTDAHFLPTITHGKGERFNEIVGSPYYMAPEVLKRNYGPEVDVWSAGVILYILLCGVPPFWAETEQGVAQAILRSNVDFKREPWPKVSDSAKDLVRHMREPDPKKRLTAQQVLVI; the protein is encoded by the exons ATG GAGTGCCACAAGAATGGAGTTATGCACCGGGATCTTAAACCTGAGAACTTCTTGTTTGGGAACAAAAGGGAAAATGCCCCATTGAAGACGATTGACTTCGGGTTGTCTGTGTTTTTCAGACCTG TTGGTCGTCTTACAGATGCCCACTTTCTACCTACAATTACTCATGGAAAAG GTGAGCGCTTTAACGAAATTGTCGGCAGTCCTTATTACATGGCACCAGAGGTTCTAAAGAGAAATTATGGGCCTGAAGTTGATGTCTGGAGTGCAGGTGTTATCTTATACATCCTTCTTTGTGGGGTGCCTCCATTTTGGGCAG AAACTGAACAAGGTGTTGCCCAAGCAATTCTTCGTTCTAACGTAGATTTTAAAAGAGAACCATGGCCAAAGGTTTCTGATAGCGCTAAAGACCTTGTGAGGCATATGCGTGAGCCAGATCCTAAGAAGAGGTTGACTGCTCAGCAAGTTCTTG TAATATGA